One genomic region from Sciurus carolinensis chromosome 2, mSciCar1.2, whole genome shotgun sequence encodes:
- the Cables2 gene encoding CDK5 and ABL1 enzyme substrate 2, with protein MAAAAAGGAPGPAPGPARPAPAARNPPPAPRRRGDSRRRQAALFFLNNISLDGRPPSLGPGGEKPPPPPPPPAEAREPPAPPPAPPAGLPGLPARPAPQGLLSPTTAPAGLALDGQRQRRRVTSQRCSLEFLEDAVGCASVQRTKHASGSPRHKGLKKTHFIKNMRQYDTRNSRIVLICAKRSLCAAFSVLPYGEGLRISDLRVDSQKQRHPSGGVSVSSEMVFELEGVELGADGKVVSYAKFLYPTNALVAHKSDSHGPLPQPRSSISRALPGSRHKPATTKSVPTGTELGSDVGDTLEYNPNLLDDPQWPCGKHKRVLIFASYMTTVIEYVKPSDLKKDMNETFKEKFPHIKLTLSKIRSLKREMRNLSEECSLEPGTVSMAYVYFEKLVLQGKLNKQNRKLCAGACVLLAAKISSDLRKNEVKQLIDKLEERFRFNRRDLIGFEFTVLVALELALYLPENQVLPHYRRLTQQL; from the exons ATGGCCGCGGCCGCGGCGGGAGGAGCCCCGGGCCCGGCCCCCGGCCCCGCCAGGCCCGCTCCCGCCGCCCGCAACCCGCCGCCCGCGCCGCGAAGGCGCGGGGATTCGCGGCGCCGCCAGGCCGCGCTCTTCTTCCTCAACAACATCTCCCTGGACGGAAGGCCCCCGAGCCTGGGCCCCGGAGGCGAGAagccgccgcccccgccgccgccgcccgccgagGCCCGCGAgccgcccgcgccgccgcccgcgccgcccGCCGGCCTCCCGGGGCTGCCCGCCAGGCCCGCGCCCCAGGGCCTGCTCAGCCCCACGACGGCGCCCGCCGGCCTCGCCCTGGACGGGCAGCGCCAGAG GAGGCGAGTCACGTCCCAGCGCTGCTCCCTGGAGTTTCTGGAAGATGCAGTGGGATGTGCCTCAGTGCAGAG GACCAAACATGCATCTGGATCACCAAGACACAAAGGGCTGAAGAAGACCCACTTCATCAAGAACATGAGGCAGTATGACACCAGGAACAGCAG GATCGTGCTCATCTGTGCCAAGCGGTCCCTGTGTGCAGCCTTCTCAGTCCTGCCCTATGGAGAAGGCCTGCGGATCAG TGACCTGAGGGTGGACAGCCAGAAGCAGAGGCATCCGTCTGGCGGCGTTTCCGTTTCTTCCGAGATGGTCTTTGAGTTGGAAGGTGTTGAACTGGGAGCAGATGGAAAG GTTGTGTCTTATGCAAAGTTCCTGTATCCTACCAACGCCCTGGTCGCACACAAGAGCGACAGCCATGGCCCACTGCCCCAGCCTCGGTCCAGCATCTCCCGGGCTCTGCCAGGGTCAAGACACAAACCTGCTACCACCAAGTCGGTACCAACTGGCACAGAGCTAG GGAGTGATGTGGGAGACACCCTGGAATACAACCCCAACCTCCTGGATGACCCGCAGTGGCCCTGTGGAAAACACAAGCGGGTCCTCATCTTTGCCTCATACATG ACCACGGTGATAGAGTACGTGAAGCCCTCGGACCTCAAGAAGGACATGAACGAGACCTTTAAGGAGAAGTTCCCTCACATCAAACTGACACTAAGCAAAATCCGGAG TCTGAAGCGGGAGATGCGGAACCTGTCGGAGGAGTGCAGCCTGGAGCCAGGCACCGTGTCCATGGCCTACGTGTACTTCGAGAAGCTGGTGCTGCAGGGCAAGCTCAACAAGCAGAACCGCAAGCTGTGCGCAGGCGCCTGCGTGCTGCTCGCGGCCAAGATCAGCAGTGACCTCCGCAAGAACGAAGTGAAGCAGCTCATTGAT AAGCTGGAAGAAAGATTCCGATTCAACAGGCGAGATCTCATTGGGTTTGAGTTCACGGTGCTCGTGGCTTTGGAGCTGGCCCTGTACCTCCCCGAGAACCAAGTCTTACCTCACTACAGACGGCTCACCCAGCAGCTCTAG
- the Rps21 gene encoding 40S ribosomal protein S21 yields the protein MQNDAGEFVDLYVPRKCSASNRIIGAKDHASIQMNVAEVDKVTGRFNGQFKTYAICGAIRRMGESDDSILRLAKADGIVSKNF from the exons ATGCAGAACGACGCCGGCGAGTTCGTGGACCTGTACGTGCCGCGGAAATG CTCCGCCAGCAACCGCATCATCGGTGCCAAGGACCATGCGTCCATCCAGATGAACGTGGCCGAG GTAGACAAGGTCACTGGCAGGTTTAATGGCCAGTTTAAAACCTACGCTATCTGCGGGGCCATTCGCAGGATG ggtgaGTCAGATGACTCCATTCTCCGATTGGCCAAGGCAGACGGCATCGTCTCAAA GAATTTTTGA